GGCACCACTTCACGGAAATCGCGCGCTTCGCCTACCGTCTTCAGGAAAGGCAGCATCTCCGCCTTGTCGGCAATGCGGTCCAGCTTGTTGACGATCAGCAGCACCGGCGTGGTCTCGGGCAGCAGCTTGAGCACCTTCTCGTCGTCGGGACCGAAGTTGCCCGCTTCGATGACGAACAGCACCACGTCGACGCTGGCGAGGGTGGACGTTACCGCGCGGTTGAGCGAACGGTTGAGCGCGCTGGCGTGGCGCGTCTGGAAGCCCGGCGTGTCGACGAAGATGTACTGCGCGTCTTCCGTCGTGCAAATGCCCGTGATGCGGTGACGCGTGGTCTGCGCCTTGCGCGAGGTAATGCTGATCTTCTGACCGACGAGGGCGTTGAGCAGCGTCGACTTGCCGACATTCGGACGCCCGACGATCGCCACGGTCCCGCAGCGAAAATCCGTCTTATCGTTCATGATTGGAAACTCTCTTGAAAAGGAGCCGGCGCCTCGCGCCCACCCCTTGAATAGGATGCTCAGGCAGCTGCCGGCGGTTGCTTGGCCACGTCGGCCTTCTCGACGGGCTTGTCTGTGACTTTCTCTGTCGCCGTCTTGTCGCCGCCCTTCTCCCCAGCCTTCTCGCCGCTCTTGTCGCCACTCTTCTCCGGCGCCACGTTCATTGCCGACACCGTTGCCGGCGCGCGGCTCGCGCCGTGGCTCGCCGATGCGGTCATCGCGGGCGCGCTTGCGGCGCCCGCGGCCCCCCCGGCCCCCCCGGCCCCCGTAGCGGCCGTGACGTCGCGCGCCTCCTTCGCATCCTTGCCGGGACTCGCGTCCTTCGACTCGCTCGCCGCGGCCCGCTCGGCCTTCTTCGCTTCGGACGCCGCGGCCTTGGCCGCACGCTTCTTCGCCGCCTTGGCACTCTTTTCGGCCTTCGGCTTCGCCAGTGCCGGCATCTTCTGGACTTCCTCGAGCGCCTTCTTGGCCGCCGCCTGCTCGGCCGCGCGACGGCTGGCGCCCGAACCGCCCACCTTGATGTCGAGCTTCGGCACCGTGCACTCGACCTCGAACTGCTGATTGTGTGCCGCGCCATGCGTGGCGGTCACGGTGTACTGCGGCAGCGCGATCTTGTGCCCTTGCAGGTATTCCTGCAGCAGCGTCTTCGCGTCCTTGCCGAGCGTCTTAGGATCGACATGTTCGAGCACCGGCGTGTACAGCCGCTCGATCACCGCGTAAGCCTTCTCGAAACCGCCGTCCAGGTACATCGCCCCGAACAGCGCTTCGAGCGTGTCGGCCAGAATCGACGGACGGCGAAATCCGCCGCTCTTCAGTTCGCCTTCGCCCAACCTCAGAAAATCGGAGACCCCCAGCGTCTGTGCGATCTCGTAAAGCGACTGCTGCTTGACGAGATTGGCGCGTACGCGCGACAGATCGCCCTCGTCCAGCTTGCCGTAACGGCGAAACAGGATCGCTGCGACCGAACAGTTGAGAATGGAATCGCCGAGAAACTCCAGCCGCTCATTGTTGGCGGCACTGTGGCTACGATGCGTCAGTGCTTGACTAAGCAATTCCGCATCGTGGAAACGATACTGGAGGCGTTCTTCCAGTTGATTCAGAGATTGAGGCATGGCGCAAGTATAGCGCGACGCTCCCGCCCCGGCGCGCGCCGTCGCCAAGAAACGACGGGCTCAGCCGCCGTCCGGCGGGCTTTTCAGACTCGCGGGAGGGCGATGGATCGGACATTTCCGAGGCAGCCATGCCCCGTCGCATTATTTAATTCAAAATTAAAAATAATAATGCGGAAATTGACTTTTTATTATCAATTTCCGCATCAATCAAACCCTAACGGAGAATGGTTTCCCCGGTACTCCGCACGCTTACTGGAAGCTGCCCAGACGCTTGAGGTTCGAGAAGTTCATCCAGATGAAGAACGCCCGGCCCACGATGTTCTGCTCCGGCACGAAGCCCCAGTAGCGGCTGTCCGCGCTGTTGTCGCGGTTGTCGCCCATCATGAAGTAGTTGCCCGGCGGCACCTTGCAGATCACACCCTGGCTGTTGTACTGGCAGTTCTGCTTGTTCGGGAAGTCGTCCGCGCCCATGATGTACGGCGGCACGTTCGGGTCGTTCAGGATACGGTGCTTCACACCTCCCACCGTCTCCTCGAACTGCTTGAAATAGGCGATGTGTTCGTCGTCGAAGTAATCCGGCATGGCCGTCTCGGGCACCGGCTGACCGTTCACCGTGAGCTTCTTGTTCTCGTAGGCCACCACGTCGCCCGGCACGCCGATCACGCGCTTGATGTAGTCCATCGACTCATCCTTCGGGTAACGGAACACCACCACGTCGCCGCGCTTCGGCTCGCCCACTTCGACGATCTTCTTGTTGATCACCGGCAGGCGGATGCCGTAGTCGAACTTGTTCACGAGAATGAAGTCGCCCACGAGCAGCGTCGGGATCATGGAGCCCGACGGGATCTTGAACGGCTCCACCACGAACGAGCGCAGCACGAACACGGCGAGGATCACCGGGAAGAAGCTCGCCGAGTACTCGAGCCACCAGGGCTGGCGCAGCTTCTCGTCGCGCAGGCGCGCACGTGCGCTCGCCACGGCGTTGCCGTCCTGCGAACCGGAACCCTGAACACCGGATCCCTGCAGCGCAAATTGCTGCTGGTCGAATTGCGACACGGCATCCTGCGCCGCCCGGCGGCGCGCCGGTTGAAACACCAACTTGTCGGCCACCCAGGCCACCCCGGTCACCAGCACCAGGATCAAAAGAATCAGGGCGAAATTCATGCGGGACCTGTCGCTACGTTATTTGTCTTCGACTTGCAAAATGGCAAGGAACGCTTCCTGGGGAATTTCAACGCTTCCCACCTGCTTCATGCGCTTCTTGCCTTCCTTCTGTTTCTCAAGCAGCTTCTTCTTACGCGTGATGTCGCCACCATAGCACTTTGCCAGCACGTTCTTGCGCAATGCCTTGATGTTCTCACGGGCAATGATGTTCGCACCGATCGCCGCCTGGATCGCCACATCGTACATCTGACGCGGAATGATTTCCCGCATCTTCGCCGCCACCTGGTTGCCGCGACGACGGCTCTCCGAGCGGTGCACGATGATCGACAGCGCGTCGACCTTGTCGCCGTTGATCAGCATGTCGACCTTGACCACGTCCGACGAACGGTACTCCTTGAATTCGTAATCCATCGACGCATAGCCGCGCGAGACCGACTTCAGACGATCGAAGAAGTCGAGCACGATTTCGGCCATCGGAATTTCGTAGATCAGTTTGACCTGACGTCCGTGGTACTGCATGTCGAGCTGGATGCCGCGCTTTTGCTGGCACAGCGTGACGACCGCGCCCACACATTCCTGCGGCATGTACAGATTGACGGTGACGATCGGCTCGAGGATCTCCTCGATGCGCCCCGGATCCGGCATCTTCGACGGATTCTCGACGGTGAGCGTCGTGCCATCGCGCTGGACGACCTCATAAATCACCGTCGGCGCCGTGGTAATGAGATCCATGTCGAATTCGCGCTCCAGACGCTCCTGCACGATTTCCATGTGCAGCAGGCCCAGGAAGCCGCAACGGAAGCCGAAGCCCAGCGCTTGCGAGACTTCCGGTTCGTATTGCAGCGACGCATCGTTGAGCTTGAGCTTTTCGAGCGATTCGCGCAGGGCGTCGTACTGGTTGGCTTCGACCGGATACAACCCCGCGAACACCTGTGGCTTCACTTCCTTGAAGCCCGGCAGCGGCGCCGGCGCGGGCTTGGTCGTGGTCGTCACGGCGTGCGTGACGGTGTCGCCCACCTTCGCCGCGTGCAGTTCCTTGATGCCCGAGATGATGAAGCCCACCTGGCCGGCCGACAGCGACTCGCGCTGTTGCGAACGCGGCGTGAACACGCCCACCTGCTCGACCGGATACGTCGCGCCGGTGGCCATCAGCTGAATCTTTTCCTTCGGCTTGAGCGTGCCGTTGACCACACGCACGAGCATCACCACGCCCACGTAGTTGTCGAACCACGAGTCGATGATCAGCGCCTGGAGCGGGCCGCTCGCATCGCCCTTGGGCGGCGGCACCTTGGCGATGAGGGCTTCGAGCACGTCTTCCACGCCGAAGCCGGTCTTGGCGGAGCAACGCACGGCGTCGACGGCCTCGATGCCGATGACGTCCTCGATTTCCTGAATCGCGTTCTCCGGCTCGGCCGACGGCAGATCGATCTTGTTGAGCACCGGCACGACTTCCACACCGAGCTCGATGGCCGTGTAGCAGTTCGCCACGGTCTGCGCTTCCACGCCTTGCGAGGCGTCGACCACCAGCAGCGCGCCTTCGCAGGCGGACAGCGAGCGGCTCACTTCATACGAGAAGTCGACGTGCCCCGGCGTGTCGATGAGGTTCAGGTTGTAGACCTTGCCGTCGCGCGCCTTGTATTGCAGCGCAGCGGTCTGCGCCTTGATGGTGATGCCGCGCTCGCGCTCGAGGTCCATCGAGTCGAGGACCCGGGCTTCCATTTCACGATCGGACAAACCGCCGCTCAACTGGATGATGCGATCGGCCAGGGTCGATTTCCCATGGTCGATGTGGGCGATGATCGAAAAATTGCGAATGTGGTCCATGAGGCGGGCTATAGAAAAGTCGGTGCCATGGGATTCGGCTCGGCAGCGGCTTTCGAGAGAATCGGCAAACACGATATTTTAGCCGAAAGCGCGCCCATTCCGTCTGAAATCGCGCGCATCGCAGCGTTATATCGGTAATCGCGGGAAGGTCCGGGAGTCGCTCGGAGAATGATGGTGGCGCGGCAGCGTGGCGGCCTAGTGGGCTCAAGCCGCTTGAACGGCCGGGACCACCGCGATGACGGCGGCGGCATCGAACCGGTAGCGGCACAACTCGCGCTCGTCCAGCGCCAGCACGGGCACGATCTCGTCGTACTTCGCCTCAAGCGCCGGATCGCTGTCGACGTCGACGACCGTGACGGAGAAGTCCCACGCCGGGCGCATCGCTTCGAGCGCCGCAAGCATGTCATCGCACAGATGACACCACTTGCGGCCATAAAGCGTGAGCGCCGGCGCGGTCATGGGTCAGCCGTTCGGCTTACTTGGCCTGTGTGCGTGGGCGCAGCGGCACGAACTGCGTGGCATCACCGCGGCGCACGAGAATCGGCACGAGACGCTTCGGATCCAGCGCCTTGACCACTTCCTCGAACTGCTTCGCGCTGACGATGTCGGCGTCGCCTACCCGCAGGATGACGTCGCCCTGCTGCAGGCCGGCGCGTCCCGCCGGACCTTCGGCCAGCTCGACCTGCACGCCGCCGCGCAGCTTCATGTCCTTCTTCTGCGCCTCGGTCAGATCGGATACCACCAGCCCCAGCGCGTTCGGATGCGGGGTGTCGGCGCTGCCGCTCTGGGCCTTGGAGGCCTTCGGCGCATCGGCGTCGGCTTCCGCGATCGTGATGCGCAGATCCTGGTTCTTGCCCTTGCGCAGGACTTGCAGCGTTGCCGTCGAACCCGGTTTCGTCTCGCCGACCATGCGCGGCAGATCCGTCGCGTGATCGACCGGTCGACCTTCGAACTTCATGATGATGTCGCCCGGCTGCACGCCCGCCTTCTCGGCCGGGCTACCCGGCTCGATACTGCGCACGAGCGCGCCCTGAGCGCGCGGCAGTCCCAGCGAATCGGCAACATCCTTGCTCACTTCGCTGATCGCCACGCCGATACGACCGCGCACCACCTTGCCCGTTTTCTTGAGCTGATCGGCCACGCGCATCACTTCATCGATCGGAATCGCGAACGAGATGCCCATGAAGCCGCCGGTCTGGCTGTAGATCATCGAGTTGATGCCGACGACCTCGCCGCGCATGTTGATGAGCGGGCCGCCCGAGTTGCCCGGGTTGACCGCCACGTCGGTCTGAATGAACGGCAGGTAATCGCCGGTGTCGCGGCCCTTGGCCGACACGATCCCCGCCGTCACCGTGTTCTCGAGACCGAACGGCGACCCGATGGCCACCACCCACTCGCCCACGCGCAGCTTGTTCGAGTCGCCGACCGGCACCGTGGGCAGGTCCTTGGCTTCGACCTTGACCACGGCGACGTCGGTGCGCTTGTCGGCACCGATCAGCTTCGCCTTGAACTCGCGCTTGTCGGTGAGCGTGACGTAGATGCTGTCGGCACCATCGACGACGTGCGCATTGGTGAGAATGTAGCCGTCGGCCGACACGACGAAGCCGGAACCCACGCCGCTGTTCTGCTCCTCGTCGGGCTGCGGCTGTCCACGCTTGGGCGTGCCGCCCTTCGGACCCGGTTGCGGCATGGGCACGCCGAAGAAGCGGCGGAACAGCTCGGCCATGTCGTCGTCCATGCCCGGCGGCAGGCCGCGTTGATTGCGGCTCACGCGCTCGGTCGTGCGAATGTTCACGACGGCCGGGCCGACGCGATCGACGAGCTGAGTGAAATCGGGAAGATTGGTGACGAGCGGCGCGTTCGACGCCGAAGCCGGAGCGGCAAAGGCGGCGGGCGCTCCCGCCAGTTGCGCGGCAATGGCGCCGCCAAGGATGACACGAAGCAGGAGAGTCTTCTTCATTGGAAGAGCGTGGTGCGCGATAGTCTGGGAACCCCTGAGGACGGCCAGGCATCCGACACGGCATCGTGTCTCGATGCGCCTGACTGCCCGGACCGCGCCGTCACCGGTCGCGGCCCACCCGAAAGCCGGTCACTTCGCCGGCTGTTTGTACTCGATGCTGTTGGCGAACTGTTGCAGCGTGGCCTGCGGCACTTCGCCCAGCAAGGTCAGCCAATAGTCGCCATGGCGCTTGATGAGGATGTTCGTCGCACCGGCGCTACCGTGGCCTTCCTTGCGTTCACGCGTAGCCGGCTCGATAAACACCGACAGGCCGGCCATGCCGTCGGAATATACCACCTGCTGGACTTCCAGCGGTTTGCCGTCGGCGGTCGACCGCATCGTGCGACGCACCTCGCGAACCGCCTTGAAGCCCGGCACCTTCTTGTCCACGTCGATGCTCCAGCCGGCGTCGGCCAGATGCGTCGGTGCGATCTGCGGCTTGACCACGTGCCATCCATGCGTTGCCTGGATGGCGTGCAGGATGCGCGCCTTCTCTGTCGGCACGCCGATCGAGATCTGCGAGAACGCGGCCTGCTCGAGCAGATGACCCTCAGCGTCGATGGTCTGCGCACGCAGCAGCAAGCCCGTATTGCGGTCGGCCCACAGGCGGTAACCGAAACGGTAATCGTCTCGCGGCGTGAGTTCGATCACCACGCAGTCGAAGCCGGCCATGCGTTCGTTGGGCAGCAGCTTCGGCGCGTAGTAGTCGAGGACGTCGCGATTGGGTGTGGCGAGCAATGCCGGGAACGAATCCTTGCTCTCGCGCTTTTCCTGGAAGACAGTCTTCTGCTCGGGAATCAGCGTGTAGACGTCGTCGTTCTGGCGAAGAATGCGGCGCTGACGACCGTCGAGCGTCTCCAGTTCTTCGAATTCATTCCCCTTGTCGGCAAAGTGACTGATCTTCGACGAACGCATGGTCGAGCCACGCTGATAGACGAAGGTGCCGATGTAGTTTTGCGTCTGCGCCGCGCGATGGATCTTGGTGAGCCATGCACCGACTTCGCGACGCTCGACCAACGGATCGGACGCCGACGAAGCCTGCGCCCACGCCTGCGTTTGCAGCGTGGTCGCGAGCAAGAAGGCAAAGAGGAAGAAAGTGCGCCCGAAGGGCGCACGCGGCAAGGATTCGATACTCAGGCGCTGCATTTATTCGTCCGCTTGCGCCGAGGCTCGCATGTAGGGAGAAACGCCCTGGCCGATCGGCGCCGGGGCATATTGCTGATGCGCGGCCAGATACTGGTCGAGACGCGCATCGCGCAACACGATCAGATCGTTCGGCGCACCGGCACTCGCCCCGTTGGCCGCCACGGCCGCTTGCGGCTGCTGCGTCAGCGCCACGCGCGTGAGGTTGGAGCCACCGGCGGCCGGCGTCGCGGTCTGAGCCAGCACCTGCGGCTGGGCGCCGCCTGCCGGATGATCCTGCAAACGCGGCACCACCACCCACGACAACGCAGCGACCGCCGCGGCGGCGGCGGCCGTCGGCAGGACACGGCGAACGCGCAGGAAAGGATTGATTCGCGTGACACGCGAGCCCGCCGTCTTCGCGCTTTGTCCGGCACTGGCCTGGGCATCGGCCAGTGCGGTCGGCGCGAGCAGATGCGGCTCGGCTTCGAGGCGCGCGGCGAAGGAGGCCATGAAGGCGGACTCCGAACGCGGCAGCGTCAGTTCATCGGAACGCAGTGCGTCCCCGATCAGATGGTAGTCGTCCCACAGAGGCCGGCCAGAGGTGTCGGCCTCGTCCAGCAGGGCAGCCAGCTCGTCCGGATCGAATTCCCCGTCCATCAACGCGGAAATCCGCTCGGCTTGCAGCCCCCGCTGCGTTTGCACCGTCGCTGATCCCATGATATCCCCCAACGAAAATAACTTCCCCGGCGGCGCGCTTACCAGCGCTTGCCGTCAGGCGTGTCCAGCAGCGGCCGCAACCGGCTGGCAATCGCTTCACGCGCCCGGAAAATTCGCGAACGGACAGTTCCGATCGGGCACCCCATGGCTTCGGCGATCTCTTCGTAGCTCAACCCCTCGATTTCCCGCAGGGTAATTGCCGTCCGAAGTTCATCGGGCAAAGCCTCCATCGCTGTGTTGACGGTCTGAGCAATCTGCTTGCTCATCAGCATCGACTCAGGCGTGTTGATATCCCTTAGTTGATCGGCCTCGGCAAAAGTTTCAGCTTCTTCAGCGTTCGCTTCAGTCGAAGTCGGTGCACGGCGCCCCTGCGTAGCGAGGTGGTTTTTCGCCGTGTTGACAGCAATACGATACAACCAGGTATAGAACGCCGACTCACCGCGAAACTGCGGCAAAGCACGGTAGGCCTTGATGAAGGCCTCCTGCGTCACATCCTCGACCTCGGCGGCATCGCGAACGAGCCGCGACACGAGGCGGATGATCTTGCGGTGATATTTCGCGACCAACAGCTCGAAGGCGGCTTTGTCGCCCTTTTGCACACGCTCGACGAGCGCCTGGTCGATTTCTCGTTCACTCACCTGATATGGATCCGTATTTTCTCTGAGCGGTAGACCCGGTCCGGGCCCGATTGCACCCCGGCGGCACTTGGCCGCCGTGGCTGGAAGTGTCTGTAACGCCGCACGCCCGGGCACACTCACCGGAGCGTGGGTCAGCGGGATAGGACGCCTGCGCGGCGTCCCGCGAACTTAGACGCGCTGGAAGACCAGCGAGCCGTTAGTCCCGCCAAATCCGAAAGAGTTCTTCAATGCGACGTCAATTTTCAGATCCCGCGCCACGTTTGCGCAGTAGTCCAGGTCGCACTCGGGATCCTGATTGAAGATGTTGATCGTCGGCGGTGACTTCTGGTGGTGCACGGCCAGCACGGTAAACACCGACTCCAGACCGCCCGCGCCACCCAGCAGGTGACCGGTCATCGACTTGGTCGAGTTCACCACGACCTTCTTGGCGGCATCACCCATCAGGCGCTTGATCGCAACGGTTTCGGCGATATCGCCCGGCGGCGTCGAGGTGCCGTGCGCGTTCACATAGTTCACCGCGTCGGCGTTCAGGCCAGCGTCGCGCAGCGCATTGCTCATTGCGCGTCGCGCGCCGTCGCCGTCCTCGCAAGGCGACGTCATGTGGTGGGCGTCGGCGCTCATGCCAAAGCCCGTAATTTCGGCGTAGATCTTGGCACCGCGCGCTTTCGCGTGCTCGTACTCCTCGACCATCATCACGCCAGCGCCTTCACCCAGCACGAAACCGTCGCGGTCCCTGTCCCAAGGACGGCTGGCCGTCGCCGGGTCGTCGTTACGTTCGGAGAGCGCCCTCATTGCCGCAAAACCACCGATACCCAGCGGCGACACCGTCGATTCGGCGCCACCGGCGAGCACCGCATCGGCGTCGCCGTACTGAATCATGCGAGCGGCCTGACCGATGCAGTGCAGACCGGTCGTGCAGGCCGTGACGATCGCAAGGTTCGGCCCCTTCAGGCCATACTTGATCGACAGGTGGCCGGAGATCATGTTGATGATCGAACCCGGCACGAAGAAGGGGGAAATCTTGCGCGGACCGCCTTTGAGTAGGGTGTTCTGCGTATCTTCGATCATCGGCAGGCCTCCGATGCCCGAGCCCACCAGTACGCCGATACGCTCGGCGTTCGCCCCGGTGACTTGCAGACCGCTGTCTTCAAACGCCTGAATGCCGGCGGCGAGACCGTAATGGATAAACGTATCCATACGGCGTGCATCCTGGGGCGTCAGGTATTTCGCGACATCGAAATTCTTGACTTCGCCTGCAAAGCGCACCTTGTGGGCGCTTGTATCGAACTTCGTGATGTTGGCGATACCCGAACGGCCCGCGATCAGATTCTCCCAACCTTCGGCAACAGTGTTGCCGACCGGCGAGATCAGGCCCAGACCGGTAATGACGACGCGACGACGACTCACGATACTCCCCTTCTTCTGCTGGGTCATACAAAACAAAAGCCACAGAGGCGACAGGGTTCGACCCTGTGCTCCCTGCGGCTGACAGGCGTGCCTGGCACCGGGAAACCGGTCGGCACTCCGGCCGGCCAGTGATCCGTGGACCTTAGGCTGCCGCCTGATGGGCCTTGATGTAATCGATGGCTTGTTGCACGGTAGTGATCTTCTCGGCGGCTTCGTCCGGGATTTCCGTGGTGAACTCTTCTTCCAGGGCCATCACCAGTTCAACCGTATCGAGCGAATCGGCGCCCAGATCGTTCACGAAGCTGGATTCGTTCTTGATTTCGGCCTCGGCAACGCCAA
The Pandoraea pulmonicola DNA segment above includes these coding regions:
- the era gene encoding GTPase Era, giving the protein MNDKTDFRCGTVAIVGRPNVGKSTLLNALVGQKISITSRKAQTTRHRITGICTTEDAQYIFVDTPGFQTRHASALNRSLNRAVTSTLASVDVVLFVIEAGNFGPDDEKVLKLLPETTPVLLIVNKLDRIADKAEMLPFLKTVGEARDFREVVPLSAKRPEDIKRLLGVLRPYLLEGEPIYGEDDLTDRSERFLAAEILREKVFRWTGDELPYTSTVIIDKFEQEGNLRRVFATILVDRDSHKAMIIGNKGAKLKQISTDARLDMEKLFDGRVYLEVWIKVKGGWADNEAGLRAYGYE
- the rnc gene encoding ribonuclease III, translating into MPQSLNQLEERLQYRFHDAELLSQALTHRSHSAANNERLEFLGDSILNCSVAAILFRRYGKLDEGDLSRVRANLVKQQSLYEIAQTLGVSDFLRLGEGELKSGGFRRPSILADTLEALFGAMYLDGGFEKAYAVIERLYTPVLEHVDPKTLGKDAKTLLQEYLQGHKIALPQYTVTATHGAAHNQQFEVECTVPKLDIKVGGSGASRRAAEQAAAKKALEEVQKMPALAKPKAEKSAKAAKKRAAKAAASEAKKAERAAASESKDASPGKDAKEARDVTAATGAGGAGGAAGAASAPAMTASASHGASRAPATVSAMNVAPEKSGDKSGEKAGEKGGDKTATEKVTDKPVEKADVAKQPPAAA
- the lepB gene encoding signal peptidase I codes for the protein MNFALILLILVLVTGVAWVADKLVFQPARRRAAQDAVSQFDQQQFALQGSGVQGSGSQDGNAVASARARLRDEKLRQPWWLEYSASFFPVILAVFVLRSFVVEPFKIPSGSMIPTLLVGDFILVNKFDYGIRLPVINKKIVEVGEPKRGDVVVFRYPKDESMDYIKRVIGVPGDVVAYENKKLTVNGQPVPETAMPDYFDDEHIAYFKQFEETVGGVKHRILNDPNVPPYIMGADDFPNKQNCQYNSQGVICKVPPGNYFMMGDNRDNSADSRYWGFVPEQNIVGRAFFIWMNFSNLKRLGSFQ
- the lepA gene encoding translation elongation factor 4, with the protein product MDHIRNFSIIAHIDHGKSTLADRIIQLSGGLSDREMEARVLDSMDLERERGITIKAQTAALQYKARDGKVYNLNLIDTPGHVDFSYEVSRSLSACEGALLVVDASQGVEAQTVANCYTAIELGVEVVPVLNKIDLPSAEPENAIQEIEDVIGIEAVDAVRCSAKTGFGVEDVLEALIAKVPPPKGDASGPLQALIIDSWFDNYVGVVMLVRVVNGTLKPKEKIQLMATGATYPVEQVGVFTPRSQQRESLSAGQVGFIISGIKELHAAKVGDTVTHAVTTTTKPAPAPLPGFKEVKPQVFAGLYPVEANQYDALRESLEKLKLNDASLQYEPEVSQALGFGFRCGFLGLLHMEIVQERLEREFDMDLITTAPTVIYEVVQRDGTTLTVENPSKMPDPGRIEEILEPIVTVNLYMPQECVGAVVTLCQQKRGIQLDMQYHGRQVKLIYEIPMAEIVLDFFDRLKSVSRGYASMDYEFKEYRSSDVVKVDMLINGDKVDALSIIVHRSESRRRGNQVAAKMREIIPRQMYDVAIQAAIGANIIARENIKALRKNVLAKCYGGDITRKKKLLEKQKEGKKRMKQVGSVEIPQEAFLAILQVEDK
- a CDS encoding glutaredoxin family protein, with amino-acid sequence MTAPALTLYGRKWCHLCDDMLAALEAMRPAWDFSVTVVDVDSDPALEAKYDEIVPVLALDERELCRYRFDAAAVIAVVPAVQAA
- a CDS encoding DegQ family serine endoprotease — its product is MKKTLLLRVILGGAIAAQLAGAPAAFAAPASASNAPLVTNLPDFTQLVDRVGPAVVNIRTTERVSRNQRGLPPGMDDDMAELFRRFFGVPMPQPGPKGGTPKRGQPQPDEEQNSGVGSGFVVSADGYILTNAHVVDGADSIYVTLTDKREFKAKLIGADKRTDVAVVKVEAKDLPTVPVGDSNKLRVGEWVVAIGSPFGLENTVTAGIVSAKGRDTGDYLPFIQTDVAVNPGNSGGPLINMRGEVVGINSMIYSQTGGFMGISFAIPIDEVMRVADQLKKTGKVVRGRIGVAISEVSKDVADSLGLPRAQGALVRSIEPGSPAEKAGVQPGDIIMKFEGRPVDHATDLPRMVGETKPGSTATLQVLRKGKNQDLRITIAEADADAPKASKAQSGSADTPHPNALGLVVSDLTEAQKKDMKLRGGVQVELAEGPAGRAGLQQGDVILRVGDADIVSAKQFEEVVKALDPKRLVPILVRRGDATQFVPLRPRTQAK
- a CDS encoding MucB/RseB C-terminal domain-containing protein; this translates as MQRLSIESLPRAPFGRTFFLFAFLLATTLQTQAWAQASSASDPLVERREVGAWLTKIHRAAQTQNYIGTFVYQRGSTMRSSKISHFADKGNEFEELETLDGRQRRILRQNDDVYTLIPEQKTVFQEKRESKDSFPALLATPNRDVLDYYAPKLLPNERMAGFDCVVIELTPRDDYRFGYRLWADRNTGLLLRAQTIDAEGHLLEQAAFSQISIGVPTEKARILHAIQATHGWHVVKPQIAPTHLADAGWSIDVDKKVPGFKAVREVRRTMRSTADGKPLEVQQVVYSDGMAGLSVFIEPATRERKEGHGSAGATNILIKRHGDYWLTLLGEVPQATLQQFANSIEYKQPAK
- a CDS encoding sigma-E factor negative regulatory protein — its product is MGSATVQTQRGLQAERISALMDGEFDPDELAALLDEADTSGRPLWDDYHLIGDALRSDELTLPRSESAFMASFAARLEAEPHLLAPTALADAQASAGQSAKTAGSRVTRINPFLRVRRVLPTAAAAAAVAALSWVVVPRLQDHPAGGAQPQVLAQTATPAAGGSNLTRVALTQQPQAAVAANGASAGAPNDLIVLRDARLDQYLAAHQQYAPAPIGQGVSPYMRASAQADE
- the rpoE gene encoding RNA polymerase sigma factor RpoE translates to MSEREIDQALVERVQKGDKAAFELLVAKYHRKIIRLVSRLVRDAAEVEDVTQEAFIKAYRALPQFRGESAFYTWLYRIAVNTAKNHLATQGRRAPTSTEANAEEAETFAEADQLRDINTPESMLMSKQIAQTVNTAMEALPDELRTAITLREIEGLSYEEIAEAMGCPIGTVRSRIFRAREAIASRLRPLLDTPDGKRW
- the fabF gene encoding beta-ketoacyl-ACP synthase II gives rise to the protein MSRRRVVITGLGLISPVGNTVAEGWENLIAGRSGIANITKFDTSAHKVRFAGEVKNFDVAKYLTPQDARRMDTFIHYGLAAGIQAFEDSGLQVTGANAERIGVLVGSGIGGLPMIEDTQNTLLKGGPRKISPFFVPGSIINMISGHLSIKYGLKGPNLAIVTACTTGLHCIGQAARMIQYGDADAVLAGGAESTVSPLGIGGFAAMRALSERNDDPATASRPWDRDRDGFVLGEGAGVMMVEEYEHAKARGAKIYAEITGFGMSADAHHMTSPCEDGDGARRAMSNALRDAGLNADAVNYVNAHGTSTPPGDIAETVAIKRLMGDAAKKVVVNSTKSMTGHLLGGAGGLESVFTVLAVHHQKSPPTINIFNQDPECDLDYCANVARDLKIDVALKNSFGFGGTNGSLVFQRV
- the acpP gene encoding acyl carrier protein produces the protein MDNIEQRVKKIVAEQLGVAEAEIKNESSFVNDLGADSLDTVELVMALEEEFTTEIPDEAAEKITTVQQAIDYIKAHQAAA